One segment of Sinorhizobium sp. BG8 DNA contains the following:
- the hlyD gene encoding secretion protein HlyD has product MNKAIPIVIALAALGAAGWKYDVLASLGIARGVDQDMVLYGNIDIRQVSLAFRVNGRIMEAMVDEGDVIKRGDLLARLDKDTYEHAVISGEADVAALRATHEKLVAGPRQTEIAQARATHDASIADLEKARLAYDRAQLLRSRGTISEAGVDEATAARAMAVARSNMTKEALAFLVEGSRSEDIATAAAQMKAAEAALLTARTSLSDTELRAPNDGVILSRIKEPGAIVSSSDPVYVLSLTAPVWVRSYIGEADLGRIYPGMKVKVASDTHPGKSYEGTIGFISPVAEFTPKSVETPELRTDLVYRIRVVIGAPGQDLRQGMPVTLRLQETEAAGK; this is encoded by the coding sequence ATGAACAAGGCAATACCGATCGTGATCGCGTTGGCCGCCCTCGGCGCTGCCGGTTGGAAATACGACGTGCTCGCGAGCCTCGGCATTGCGCGTGGCGTTGACCAGGACATGGTCCTCTACGGCAACATCGACATACGTCAGGTCTCCCTCGCGTTCCGCGTGAACGGCCGCATCATGGAAGCGATGGTTGACGAAGGCGACGTGATCAAACGAGGAGACCTTCTGGCCCGGCTCGACAAGGATACGTACGAGCACGCCGTGATTTCAGGGGAGGCGGATGTCGCCGCGCTTCGCGCGACACACGAGAAACTGGTCGCAGGCCCACGGCAGACCGAGATAGCGCAGGCCAGGGCCACGCACGACGCCAGCATCGCCGACCTTGAGAAGGCCCGCCTTGCCTATGACCGGGCGCAACTGCTGCGGTCCCGAGGAACGATCTCCGAGGCCGGCGTCGATGAAGCGACCGCGGCAAGGGCGATGGCCGTGGCACGCTCGAATATGACCAAGGAAGCGCTCGCCTTTCTGGTGGAGGGCAGCCGATCGGAAGACATAGCCACCGCTGCCGCGCAGATGAAAGCGGCGGAGGCGGCGCTCCTTACGGCGCGCACCTCTCTGTCCGATACGGAACTGCGTGCGCCGAATGACGGCGTTATCCTGTCCCGGATCAAGGAGCCCGGCGCAATCGTATCGTCCTCCGATCCTGTATATGTCCTGTCGCTCACGGCTCCTGTGTGGGTGCGCAGCTATATCGGCGAGGCCGATCTCGGACGGATTTACCCGGGAATGAAGGTCAAGGTCGCGTCCGATACGCATCCCGGAAAGAGCTACGAAGGAACGATCGGCTTCATTTCACCGGTTGCGGAATTCACGCCCAAATCCGTCGAAACTCCCGAGCTTCGCACCGATCTCGTCTATCGGATTCGTGTCGTCATCGGCGCTCCCGGCCAGGATCTCCGCCAGGGAATGCCGGTGACCTTGCGCTTGCAGGAAACAGAGGCGGCAGGGAAATGA
- a CDS encoding ATP-binding protein — MKSSHRRNRQSPTPDFESGAGATVDPRVYRDLKASEARYRNLIDNVPLPLWQVDARSMTKLLDEPGLFAGNYGDVRGRSLEFLELANDTVVVTGVNESAVELLRASGSEDLLGPVGYLFAASPDTAVRIVEARFAQRRNHVEEMKVRAFDGQLLDVLLFATFPQTPDCADLALIMMVDVTAQRRTEQQLRKVQSDLVHASRVSALGELVATIAHEVRQPLSVIATDADTATRWLDRAEPNLPKARELMTRVAENAHRASRVIGRIQDMTAKRDPARTPVDINAIVEETTAFVSTEARLHAIVVSQRLQEGLPAVMGDRVQLQQVVVNLLLNSIQAIAGSGPERREITVETSYGGRGAISLTVHDTGGGIPPEHLDRIFDGFFSTKTDGIGIGLAICRSIVGEHEGTVRVDNAEGEGARFVVTLPISPGHAIGRERQTFV, encoded by the coding sequence ATGAAGAGCTCTCATCGCCGGAACCGCCAGTCTCCCACGCCAGACTTCGAAAGTGGTGCCGGTGCCACGGTCGATCCCCGGGTGTACCGGGATCTGAAGGCGAGCGAAGCACGCTATCGCAATCTCATCGACAACGTGCCGCTGCCACTCTGGCAGGTCGATGCCAGAAGCATGACGAAGCTTCTCGATGAGCCGGGACTTTTCGCTGGTAACTACGGGGACGTCCGCGGGCGCAGTTTGGAATTTCTGGAGCTTGCCAACGATACGGTGGTCGTGACCGGCGTGAATGAAAGCGCCGTCGAACTGCTGCGCGCTTCAGGAAGCGAGGACCTTCTCGGTCCCGTCGGGTACCTGTTCGCCGCCAGTCCGGACACCGCCGTGCGCATCGTGGAGGCCCGCTTTGCTCAGCGGCGCAACCACGTCGAGGAAATGAAGGTCCGCGCATTCGACGGCCAGCTTCTCGATGTCCTGCTCTTCGCGACATTTCCCCAGACGCCCGACTGCGCCGATCTCGCCCTGATCATGATGGTCGACGTGACGGCGCAGCGGAGAACCGAACAGCAACTACGAAAAGTACAGTCGGACCTTGTCCATGCGTCGCGCGTCTCGGCCCTCGGCGAGCTTGTGGCCACCATTGCGCACGAGGTGCGGCAGCCTCTCTCGGTGATCGCGACCGACGCGGACACAGCGACGCGATGGCTGGACCGGGCGGAGCCAAACCTGCCCAAGGCGAGAGAACTCATGACACGGGTTGCGGAAAATGCCCACCGTGCCAGCAGAGTGATTGGCCGCATCCAGGACATGACCGCCAAGCGCGATCCGGCGCGAACGCCGGTCGATATCAATGCGATCGTCGAAGAGACGACCGCATTCGTATCCACGGAAGCCCGCCTCCATGCGATCGTCGTTTCGCAGCGGCTGCAGGAGGGGCTCCCTGCTGTCATGGGTGACCGCGTCCAGCTTCAGCAGGTCGTCGTGAACCTGTTGCTGAACAGCATACAGGCCATTGCAGGCTCCGGCCCGGAAAGGCGCGAAATCACCGTCGAAACATCATACGGCGGGCGCGGCGCGATCTCGCTCACCGTGCACGATACGGGTGGGGGCATCCCGCCAGAACACCTGGACCGGATCTTCGACGGTTTCTTCTCGACGAAGACGGATGGCATCGGGATCGGCCTGGCCATATGTCGATCCATCGTGGGGGAGCATGAAGGAACCGTCCGTGTCGACAATGCGGAGGGCGAGGGAGCCCGCTTTGTCGTGACACTCCCCATCTCGCCCGGACATGCGATCGGCAGGGAAAGGCAAACCTTCGTTTGA
- a CDS encoding ABC transporter permease, whose protein sequence is MWWSRLLALVLKELLTVLRDPKGRTILIGPPIVQLVVFSYAATLEVRNVDVMLLNRDAGHWGEELVARIDGSPRFRHVTLTDSPQEARAAIDRQQVTAAITIGADFSRSIEAGKPADLQILLDGRRSNAAQIVSGYISQIVRALGAETPAGRLKVATAIEVVPRYWFNPNLIYQWFMVPNLIANIALLIGLIVTALSIARERELGTFDQLMVSPLRTHEIVIGKLTPPMLIGLFHMTVYVLAAVFVFAVPLRGSLVLLYASSLFYLASIAGVGLFISALSMTQQQAILGAFLFLVPATLLSGFATPIENMPSWLQPITAVNPLRYFLVVVKGIFLKDIPVSEVLRQTIPLLVIAIVTLSAASWLFRRRLE, encoded by the coding sequence ATGTGGTGGTCGCGATTGTTGGCCCTTGTGCTGAAAGAACTGCTGACGGTACTTCGTGATCCGAAGGGCCGGACAATCCTGATCGGTCCGCCGATCGTGCAGCTTGTGGTGTTCTCGTATGCGGCAACGCTCGAAGTCCGCAACGTCGACGTCATGCTGCTCAATAGGGATGCGGGCCATTGGGGCGAGGAACTCGTCGCACGCATCGACGGTTCGCCTCGGTTCAGGCATGTCACCCTCACGGACAGTCCGCAGGAGGCGCGGGCAGCGATCGACCGCCAGCAGGTGACCGCCGCGATAACGATCGGCGCGGACTTCTCCCGCAGCATCGAAGCAGGCAAGCCTGCGGATCTGCAGATCCTGCTGGATGGACGGCGATCAAACGCAGCTCAGATCGTTTCCGGCTACATCTCCCAGATCGTAAGGGCGTTGGGTGCCGAGACGCCCGCGGGCAGGCTCAAGGTGGCGACAGCGATAGAAGTCGTGCCGCGCTACTGGTTCAATCCCAACCTCATCTATCAATGGTTCATGGTGCCGAACCTGATCGCGAACATCGCGCTTCTGATCGGATTGATCGTTACCGCGCTGTCCATCGCTCGCGAGCGCGAACTCGGGACTTTCGATCAGTTGATGGTATCGCCGCTCCGCACGCATGAGATCGTGATCGGCAAGCTCACTCCGCCGATGCTCATCGGACTGTTCCATATGACCGTCTATGTGCTTGCCGCGGTCTTCGTCTTCGCGGTTCCCTTGCGTGGGTCTCTCGTCCTGCTTTATGCGAGCTCGCTCTTCTATCTCGCCTCGATTGCCGGGGTAGGGCTATTCATCTCGGCGCTGTCGATGACGCAGCAGCAGGCAATCCTTGGCGCATTTCTCTTTCTTGTCCCGGCGACGCTTCTGTCCGGGTTCGCGACGCCGATAGAGAACATGCCGTCCTGGCTGCAGCCGATAACCGCGGTCAATCCGCTACGGTACTTTCTCGTCGTCGTGAAAGGCATCTTCCTCAAGGACATTCCCGTGTCCGAGGTCTTGAGACAGACGATACCGCTGCTGGTCATCGCAATCGTCACGCTGTCGGCGGCGTCGTGGCTTTTTCGACGTCGCCTCGAGTGA
- a CDS encoding EF-hand domain-containing protein, translated as MKIESSMFSMIASRTRKAPSIAEEGPGVASSSPAKTPSVRSDALRVDDFYARMAEQQLNWSDANRDGNVTKAEYMDGQRRLAEMNDQTFDSAHSNAHWAKLDPDDKGSVDVNELREGLENLLPIGGGHLDANFAERLRGRRNSD; from the coding sequence ATGAAGATCGAAAGTTCCATGTTCAGCATGATCGCATCGCGGACACGAAAAGCTCCGTCGATCGCCGAGGAAGGACCTGGCGTCGCCTCGTCATCGCCGGCGAAGACCCCCTCGGTTCGCTCTGACGCTCTGCGCGTCGACGACTTCTACGCAAGGATGGCTGAGCAGCAGCTCAACTGGTCCGATGCAAACAGGGACGGCAACGTGACGAAGGCCGAGTACATGGACGGCCAGAGGCGGCTGGCCGAAATGAATGATCAGACGTTCGACAGCGCGCACAGCAACGCGCACTGGGCGAAGCTCGATCCTGACGACAAAGGCTCTGTTGACGTAAACGAGCTCCGCGAAGGTCTCGAAAACCTCCTGCCGATCGGTGGAGGCCATCTGGACGCGAACTTCGCCGAACGCCTTCGTGGACGCAGGAACTCGGACTGA
- a CDS encoding ABC transporter permease, with amino-acid sequence MTDSANSSHDGGRTVRFLALVRKESLQVARDPSSILIAFVLPLILLFLFGYGISLDTKETRVGVVIEDVTPVTSDLAASFQASRYFSVSTGRDRREFEEDLVLARIRGIIVIPSDFMDRYTAGNHPQVQVIVDGSDPNTANFVQSYVQGAVATWQQLRQSETAAMGEPIWVEQRFWFNPELTSRSFLVPGSIAIIMTLVGTLLTSLVVAREWERGTMEAIMATPVTAIELLAGKVLPYFVLALASMTLCVLLAVFMFGVPFRGSIGALYLLSAVFLVPALGQGLLISAATKNQFLASQMALITAFLPSFLLSGFLFEINSMPQFIQWITFVVPTRYLIPCLQSVFLAGDIWPMFLRSIGAMSLIGLVFLMFAARSTRKRIA; translated from the coding sequence ATGACGGATTCCGCAAACAGCTCGCATGATGGCGGCCGCACGGTTCGATTTCTCGCGCTTGTACGCAAGGAAAGCCTTCAGGTTGCCCGCGATCCGAGCAGTATCCTGATCGCCTTCGTGCTGCCGCTGATCCTCCTCTTCCTTTTCGGATACGGCATTTCCCTGGACACGAAGGAGACGCGCGTCGGTGTCGTTATCGAGGATGTGACGCCCGTTACGAGCGATCTCGCTGCCAGCTTTCAGGCCTCGCGCTATTTCTCGGTCTCGACGGGGCGTGACCGTCGTGAATTCGAGGAGGACCTGGTGCTGGCGCGTATTCGCGGCATCATCGTCATTCCCTCGGATTTCATGGACAGATACACCGCCGGAAACCACCCCCAGGTCCAGGTGATCGTCGACGGGTCCGATCCCAACACGGCGAACTTTGTCCAGAGCTATGTCCAGGGTGCGGTGGCGACGTGGCAACAGCTCCGGCAGTCGGAGACGGCGGCAATGGGGGAGCCGATCTGGGTGGAACAGCGCTTCTGGTTCAACCCTGAGCTAACGAGCCGTTCCTTTCTCGTTCCCGGGTCGATCGCGATCATCATGACGCTTGTCGGGACACTGCTGACGTCGCTGGTCGTTGCCCGCGAGTGGGAGCGCGGCACGATGGAGGCAATCATGGCGACTCCTGTGACGGCAATCGAGCTCCTCGCTGGGAAGGTTCTTCCCTATTTCGTTCTCGCGCTGGCATCGATGACGCTCTGCGTGCTGCTCGCCGTCTTCATGTTCGGCGTCCCGTTCCGGGGTTCCATTGGAGCACTTTACTTGCTTTCCGCGGTCTTTCTGGTTCCGGCGCTCGGGCAGGGGCTGTTGATTTCGGCGGCCACCAAGAACCAGTTCCTGGCCTCGCAGATGGCGCTGATCACGGCCTTTCTCCCGTCCTTTCTGCTGTCCGGATTCCTGTTCGAGATCAATTCGATGCCCCAGTTCATCCAGTGGATCACCTTCGTGGTGCCCACGCGGTATCTGATCCCATGCCTTCAGAGCGTCTTCCTCGCCGGAGATATTTGGCCGATGTTCCTTCGCTCCATCGGCGCTATGTCACTGATCGGTCTCGTCTTTCTCATGTTCGCCGCCCGCAGCACGCGCAAAAGGATTGCCTGA
- a CDS encoding ATP-binding cassette domain-containing protein, with amino-acid sequence MNLAAEHAATADFVRLDDVTKRFGPGKPALDQVSGVIRGGEITGLVGPDGAGKTTLIRLMTGLMFPDGGNVDVLGFRTRERSADIQASIGYMPQRFGLYEDLSVEENLELYADLRGLPKPDRARIFDELLTFTDLKRFSARLSGKLSGGMKQKLGLACALLKKPRLLLLDEPGVGVDPISRRDLWKMVEVLIKEGVGVVWSTAYLDEAEACDRVLLLNEGKLLFSGRPQELTDRVKERVYRVTGVSGRRRSTLAKLLDEDGIVDGGIQGEAIRLVTTPGREARFAASGEANVSATDPRFEDAFVDMLGGGPGGRSRLAEAQASLAARQEGPVIEARGLVKRFGDFTAADKITFDIPGGEIFGLLGPNGAGKSTTFKMLCGLLKPTEGEGRVAGFDLRRDAAEARNRLGYMAQKFSLYGDLSVQQNLQFFAGVYGLTGSKKRERIELMTSIFDFGPRLSMSAKDLPLGLKQRLALACAVMHEPQALFLDEPTSGVDPITRREFWTHINGLVEKGVTVLVTTHFMDEAEYCDRISLIYRGRSIALGSPDELKASVATEETPDPTMEDAFIALVQGSDLESAR; translated from the coding sequence ATGAATCTCGCAGCCGAACATGCAGCTACTGCCGACTTCGTCCGACTGGACGATGTGACCAAACGCTTCGGTCCGGGAAAGCCGGCGCTGGACCAGGTCTCGGGCGTCATCCGTGGCGGCGAGATAACAGGACTTGTGGGGCCCGACGGTGCCGGAAAGACGACGCTGATCCGCCTGATGACCGGGCTGATGTTTCCGGATGGCGGCAACGTCGATGTCCTTGGCTTCAGGACGCGCGAGCGGTCGGCCGACATCCAGGCGTCCATCGGCTACATGCCGCAGCGCTTCGGCCTCTACGAGGATCTGTCTGTGGAGGAAAATCTCGAGCTCTATGCGGACCTGCGGGGACTTCCGAAGCCCGACCGGGCGCGCATCTTCGACGAGTTGCTCACGTTCACCGACCTGAAGCGCTTTTCTGCCCGCCTTTCCGGAAAGCTGTCCGGTGGAATGAAGCAGAAGCTTGGTCTTGCCTGCGCGTTGTTGAAGAAGCCGCGATTGCTGCTTCTCGACGAACCCGGCGTTGGCGTCGATCCTATCTCCCGGCGCGATCTCTGGAAGATGGTCGAGGTCCTGATCAAGGAGGGCGTCGGCGTCGTCTGGTCGACCGCCTATCTCGACGAGGCCGAAGCCTGTGATCGCGTTCTCCTGCTGAACGAGGGGAAGCTGCTGTTCTCGGGCAGGCCGCAGGAATTGACCGACCGGGTGAAGGAACGGGTCTACCGGGTGACTGGTGTATCCGGTCGAAGGCGCTCGACGTTGGCGAAGCTTCTCGATGAAGACGGCATCGTTGACGGCGGAATCCAGGGGGAGGCGATAAGGCTGGTGACAACGCCCGGCCGTGAGGCCCGGTTTGCGGCGAGCGGCGAAGCGAACGTCAGTGCCACCGATCCGCGCTTCGAAGATGCCTTCGTGGATATGCTGGGCGGAGGGCCGGGCGGTCGCTCGAGGCTCGCAGAGGCCCAGGCCTCTCTGGCTGCCAGACAGGAAGGCCCGGTCATCGAAGCGAGAGGGCTGGTCAAGCGTTTCGGCGATTTCACCGCTGCCGACAAAATCACCTTCGACATTCCGGGTGGCGAGATATTCGGGCTCCTTGGACCAAACGGCGCCGGCAAATCGACGACGTTCAAGATGCTGTGCGGCCTGTTGAAACCGACTGAAGGCGAGGGGCGCGTGGCGGGCTTCGATCTCCGCCGTGATGCAGCCGAGGCGCGCAACCGGCTGGGTTACATGGCGCAGAAGTTTTCGCTCTACGGCGACCTGAGCGTTCAGCAGAACCTTCAGTTCTTCGCTGGGGTCTATGGCCTCACCGGTAGCAAGAAGCGTGAGCGGATCGAGCTGATGACGTCGATCTTCGATTTCGGGCCGCGCCTGTCGATGTCGGCAAAAGACCTTCCGCTGGGCCTGAAACAACGGCTGGCGCTCGCCTGTGCGGTGATGCACGAGCCGCAAGCCCTGTTCCTCGACGAGCCCACCTCGGGCGTCGATCCGATTACGAGGCGCGAGTTCTGGACGCATATCAACGGTCTGGTGGAGAAGGGCGTGACCGTACTGGTCACAACGCATTTCATGGACGAGGCCGAGTACTGCGATCGCATCTCGTTGATCTATCGCGGCCGATCGATCGCGCTCGGCTCTCCGGATGAGCTCAAGGCCAGCGTCGCCACCGAGGAAACCCCCGATCCGACGATGGAAGACGCCTTCATCGCGCTCGTGCAAGGCTCGGACTTGGAGAGTGCCCGATGA
- a CDS encoding adenylate/guanylate cyclase domain-containing protein, whose amino-acid sequence MIVKEQALRGQCAWAGRNIDPDHILAVLEWLAGEECHAFDEVGLIAELGTRLRKIGLPIDRLTLHLMTLHPEILGRTLAWSPSEPVEILDRAHGIKRELASSPVIRVLETGQPLIVDADDVASTWQHVDVFAKRNLAQVMIAPLRNIDGSVSAAGFGTKRPGGFTVSEIRAIERLLPALRNACEMRVLRHAELSLLETYIGPMTARRILAGKIRRGDIETIQAALLLCDMKGFTELSNRLLDEKVLELLNAYFDMVVPAITAHDGEVLKFIGDAVLAFFPAADAVVASRQALATCEEIFSRLADFEMDGVRIEATAALHYGSASYGNIGSGGRLDFTVIGSDINLLSRIQGACSGLGKSILMSDAFRRRAEGEHVVSVSFHHLKGFSEPIELFTFAD is encoded by the coding sequence ATGATTGTCAAAGAGCAAGCATTGCGCGGGCAATGCGCATGGGCCGGACGCAACATCGATCCCGACCACATTCTTGCTGTCCTGGAATGGCTCGCAGGAGAGGAATGTCATGCGTTCGATGAGGTCGGACTGATTGCCGAACTTGGCACCAGGTTGCGAAAGATCGGCCTTCCGATTGACAGGCTCACTCTTCACCTTATGACCCTTCATCCAGAGATCCTGGGCCGGACACTTGCCTGGTCTCCGTCTGAACCAGTCGAGATCCTTGACAGGGCTCACGGGATCAAGCGCGAGCTCGCCTCCAGCCCGGTGATCAGGGTACTGGAGACAGGTCAGCCGTTGATTGTGGACGCGGACGACGTGGCATCGACGTGGCAGCATGTCGACGTGTTCGCAAAGAGAAATCTCGCCCAGGTCATGATCGCTCCGCTCCGCAATATCGACGGCTCGGTCAGCGCTGCGGGATTCGGGACGAAGAGGCCGGGCGGTTTCACGGTGTCAGAGATCCGTGCGATCGAAAGGCTCCTGCCTGCCTTGCGCAATGCGTGCGAGATGCGGGTCCTGCGGCACGCCGAGTTGTCGCTGCTCGAGACGTATATAGGGCCGATGACGGCCCGCCGGATCCTCGCTGGCAAGATCCGCAGGGGCGATATTGAAACAATACAGGCGGCTCTTCTGCTTTGCGACATGAAGGGCTTCACCGAGCTTTCCAACCGACTCCTGGACGAGAAGGTGCTGGAACTGCTCAACGCCTATTTCGACATGGTCGTGCCGGCCATCACGGCACACGACGGCGAGGTGCTGAAGTTCATTGGCGATGCCGTTCTTGCGTTTTTTCCAGCCGCCGACGCTGTTGTGGCAAGCCGGCAGGCGCTCGCGACATGCGAGGAAATCTTCTCCCGCCTTGCCGATTTCGAAATGGACGGTGTGCGCATCGAAGCGACCGCGGCACTGCACTACGGAAGTGCCAGCTATGGAAACATCGGATCCGGAGGAAGGCTGGACTTCACCGTGATCGGATCGGACATCAATCTGCTGAGCCGGATCCAGGGTGCATGCAGCGGGCTGGGGAAGTCCATTCTCATGTCGGATGCCTTCCGTCGCCGCGCCGAGGGCGAGCATGTTGTCTCTGTGAGTTTTCATCATCTGAAGGGCTTCTCCGAGCCGATCGAATTGTTCACGTTTGCAGATTGA
- a CDS encoding response regulator, with protein MESLEMETDRVVESVVYVIDDDKHMREALLDLFLVTHWQASAYSSGSEFLATVDTTGPGCIVIDLRMPGETGLDVQSRLASTGSRMPVIFLTAHADVAASVRAMKAGACDFLTKPFVTHDLLAAVGNAIRLDGERRKLEAERDHIGALADTLTPREQQVMFGVVSGLMNKQVAYELGISEMTVKLHRMSVMRKMQTRSLADLVRKVEKLRKN; from the coding sequence ATGGAAAGCCTTGAGATGGAGACTGATCGAGTGGTGGAATCGGTTGTGTACGTCATCGATGACGACAAGCATATGCGTGAGGCCTTGCTCGATCTTTTTCTGGTTACGCACTGGCAGGCTTCGGCCTATTCGAGCGGATCCGAGTTCCTGGCCACCGTCGATACGACGGGACCCGGCTGCATCGTGATCGACCTCCGGATGCCGGGAGAGACGGGCCTGGACGTACAGAGCCGGTTGGCCTCGACTGGAAGCCGCATGCCCGTCATCTTCCTGACCGCGCATGCGGATGTCGCAGCCAGCGTCAGAGCGATGAAGGCCGGCGCGTGCGATTTTCTTACCAAGCCGTTCGTCACGCACGACCTGCTGGCCGCCGTCGGCAATGCCATCCGGTTGGATGGCGAGAGGCGCAAACTGGAAGCCGAGCGCGACCATATCGGGGCGCTCGCAGACACGTTGACGCCGAGAGAGCAGCAGGTGATGTTCGGCGTGGTCAGCGGGCTGATGAACAAGCAGGTCGCCTATGAGCTCGGGATCAGCGAGATGACTGTGAAGCTGCATCGCATGAGCGTCATGCGCAAGATGCAGACACGATCGCTCGCCGACCTTGTGCGAAAAGTGGAGAAGCTCCGAAAGAACTGA
- a CDS encoding response regulator gives MPEAADPQQSIPTIHVIDDDTDLRTALLGFFEAIGMRAAGFESAGAFLEHADLSEPGCILLDIRMPGMTGLELQAKLTELGFPLPIIFMTGNASVATSVSAMKAGALDYLVKPFSSESLMQATKQALEHNAELRARDAVSLQMNALVEKLTRREREVFGYVSKGLMNKQIAHEMQISEIMVKLHRGRMMKKLDARSIADVVRIFDEVNRRA, from the coding sequence ATGCCTGAGGCAGCAGATCCACAGCAGTCCATCCCGACGATCCATGTCATCGACGATGATACCGACCTGCGGACGGCGCTCCTCGGTTTCTTTGAGGCCATTGGAATGCGGGCGGCAGGCTTCGAAAGCGCAGGCGCATTCCTTGAGCATGCCGATCTCTCTGAGCCCGGCTGCATTCTCCTCGACATCAGGATGCCTGGCATGACCGGGCTCGAACTTCAGGCGAAGCTGACCGAGCTCGGATTTCCGCTGCCGATCATCTTCATGACCGGAAACGCCAGCGTGGCGACCAGCGTTTCCGCTATGAAAGCGGGAGCGCTTGACTATCTGGTCAAGCCGTTCAGCTCGGAAAGCCTGATGCAGGCGACGAAACAGGCGCTCGAACACAATGCCGAACTTCGGGCCAGGGATGCGGTGAGCCTGCAGATGAACGCCCTCGTGGAGAAACTCACCCGGCGCGAAAGGGAGGTGTTCGGATACGTCTCCAAAGGGTTGATGAACAAGCAGATCGCACATGAGATGCAGATAAGCGAGATCATGGTCAAGCTCCACCGGGGCCGGATGATGAAGAAGCTGGACGCCCGATCCATCGCCGATGTCGTGCGTATCTTCGACGAGGTCAACCGCCGCGCCTAG
- a CDS encoding mechanosensitive ion channel family protein encodes MGHDVPLLPLIISLLGIAGIIAWHLQGRSRPTARLIVQIAFFAVMTAVLSFARASPFHYDPSGIDGASALLLLAKVLWWIHLAWAMIGFVRIYIVLDHRPREARLIQDLIVATVYLGVSLSIMAFVFGVPVGTLMATSGVIAIILGLALQNTLSDMFSGIALTLGRPYVIGDWISLTDGTEGRVVASNWRSTYLLTGAHNVVVLPNSVLAKLGLTNVSQPDENHQLTLPIRVAPTRMPRTIVEVMRDVLESSNVIVKQPSPYVVLTAIDASAVTVELQFRVTSPAQRGEARNEVIDLVYRHCKASGLELAMPPEAVVVSKDSVQMAEHPTPEALGLVEAVSTFAILNRDERISLAALATQRTFSAGAEIVRAGDVLTRLMIVRSGIVAMKTNNEEVARLAPGDFFGEQGLLAGLEETHTLQAVTRVVVYEIDKDAFAPLLIERPELAEDLAANLACRNRLGERRLTPTNTDDGRTSDLLKRIRSMFRLHRSHGEPARSRH; translated from the coding sequence ATGGGTCATGACGTCCCCCTCCTGCCGCTGATTATCAGCCTGCTCGGGATCGCCGGAATTATCGCATGGCACCTGCAAGGGCGGTCGCGCCCCACCGCCCGGCTGATTGTCCAGATCGCGTTCTTCGCGGTTATGACGGCGGTGCTAAGCTTTGCCCGAGCCTCTCCCTTTCACTACGATCCGAGCGGGATCGACGGCGCGAGCGCGTTGCTCCTTCTCGCGAAGGTCCTGTGGTGGATCCATCTGGCCTGGGCCATGATCGGCTTCGTTCGCATCTATATCGTCCTTGACCATCGGCCGAGAGAGGCGAGGCTGATCCAGGATCTGATCGTCGCGACCGTCTATCTCGGCGTGTCGCTGTCGATCATGGCCTTCGTTTTCGGCGTTCCCGTCGGCACGCTGATGGCCACATCCGGCGTGATTGCAATCATCCTCGGCCTGGCGCTGCAGAATACTCTGAGCGATATGTTTTCCGGCATCGCCCTGACCTTGGGGCGTCCGTACGTCATCGGGGACTGGATCTCCCTGACGGACGGCACCGAAGGGAGGGTCGTGGCGAGCAACTGGCGCTCGACATATCTCTTGACCGGCGCCCATAACGTCGTGGTGCTGCCGAACAGCGTGCTCGCCAAGCTCGGGCTGACAAACGTGAGCCAGCCCGACGAGAACCATCAGCTCACGCTTCCCATCCGGGTCGCTCCAACGCGCATGCCCCGAACGATCGTGGAGGTCATGCGTGACGTGCTCGAAAGCAGCAACGTCATCGTCAAGCAACCGAGCCCGTATGTCGTCCTGACGGCCATCGACGCGAGCGCGGTCACCGTGGAACTGCAGTTCCGCGTGACCAGCCCCGCGCAGCGTGGCGAGGCTCGCAACGAGGTCATCGATCTGGTCTATCGTCACTGCAAGGCCAGCGGTCTGGAATTGGCGATGCCGCCGGAAGCCGTGGTCGTTTCGAAGGATAGCGTTCAAATGGCCGAGCACCCGACGCCGGAGGCGTTGGGGCTTGTCGAGGCCGTTTCGACGTTTGCCATCCTTAACAGGGATGAGCGCATCTCTCTCGCGGCCCTGGCAACACAACGGACGTTCTCAGCCGGGGCGGAAATCGTTCGCGCCGGCGATGTCCTGACACGTCTCATGATCGTCAGGTCGGGTATCGTCGCCATGAAGACGAACAATGAGGAGGTTGCGAGATTGGCTCCGGGGGACTTTTTCGGTGAGCAGGGTCTGCTGGCCGGCTTGGAGGAAACGCACACGCTGCAGGCCGTCACGCGTGTCGTCGTCTACGAGATCGACAAGGACGCGTTCGCGCCCTTGCTCATCGAGCGCCCAGAGCTCGCCGAAGACCTGGCAGCGAACCTGGCCTGCCGGAACCGTCTCGGCGAGAGACGACTGACACCGACCAATACGGACGATGGCAGAACGTCGGACCTTCTGAAGAGGATACGATCGATGTTTCGACTGCACAGGAGCCATGGGGAGCCGGCCCGATCGCGACACTGA